One window of the Tetragenococcus koreensis genome contains the following:
- a CDS encoding glycyl-radical enzyme activating protein has protein sequence MPTRTSLQACIFNIQKFSIHDGPGIRTVVFFKGCPLRCYWCANPESQSGKPEKMWNNQQKKYTTIGEYKTIDEIIDEVMKDLPFYEESGGGVTLSGGEVLYQAEFATELLKQLKTKGIHTASETTGQARPQVFEKFIQQVDALYFDVKHYDPKKHREGIGATNKLILKNLGCALQEHQNLTVRIPVIPNFNDSSEDAEQFAHLFNKMGVTKIELLPFHQFGQKKYENLNRKYEMQDVPQLHTEDLDYFRDIIENYNISCLVR, from the coding sequence ATGCCAACACGAACTTCATTACAAGCTTGTATTTTTAATATTCAAAAGTTCAGTATTCATGACGGTCCTGGCATCCGTACAGTCGTTTTTTTTAAAGGTTGTCCTTTACGGTGTTATTGGTGTGCTAATCCAGAATCGCAAAGTGGTAAACCCGAAAAAATGTGGAATAATCAGCAGAAAAAATATACGACTATAGGTGAGTATAAAACAATTGATGAAATCATCGATGAAGTCATGAAAGATCTTCCTTTTTATGAAGAGTCTGGCGGTGGCGTTACGCTTTCAGGCGGCGAAGTGTTGTATCAAGCAGAATTTGCGACTGAATTATTAAAACAATTAAAAACTAAAGGAATCCACACAGCTTCAGAAACCACAGGGCAAGCAAGACCTCAAGTTTTTGAAAAATTTATTCAACAAGTAGATGCCTTATATTTCGATGTAAAACATTATGATCCTAAAAAACATCGGGAAGGAATCGGCGCTACCAACAAATTAATCTTAAAAAATTTAGGTTGTGCTTTGCAAGAGCATCAGAATTTAACAGTGCGAATCCCAGTCATCCCTAATTTTAACGACAGCTCAGAAGACGCCGAACAGTTCGCTCATTTATTTAATAAAATGGGCGTCACAAAGATAGAGCTATTACCCTTCCATCAATTCGGACAAAAAAAGTACGAAAACTTGAATCGGAAATATGAAATGCAAGATGTCCCTCAACTTCATACCGAAGATTTAGACTACTTTAGAGACATTATAGAAAATTATAATATTTCTTGTCTGGTAAGGTAA
- a CDS encoding DeoR/GlpR family DNA-binding transcription regulator — MSRVEEIISIVSENKKIEVNELAELLQVSRVTIRKDLDKLEARGILHRQHGFAVLNNQDDINYRLAINYDLKRKIAKEAAKLVKDGETVMIESGSTCTLLAVELAHHKRDVTIITNSNFIASYIRKAESVKILLIGGEYQKDSQVNVGPLVKKVISDFHVDKLFVGIDGFDEQRGFTGSDITRSDTANTMMTSADNTIVLTDSSKFSQVGVVSEFAFEDISKVYTDSRIAKEKVKFLEKQGIKVVTV; from the coding sequence ATGTCTCGAGTAGAAGAAATTATTTCTATAGTAAGTGAAAATAAAAAAATAGAAGTCAATGAATTGGCCGAGTTGTTGCAAGTATCACGAGTGACTATTCGAAAAGATTTAGATAAATTAGAAGCTCGAGGGATACTTCATCGGCAACATGGTTTTGCTGTTTTAAATAATCAAGACGATATTAATTATCGTTTGGCAATTAACTATGACTTAAAAAGGAAAATCGCAAAAGAAGCAGCCAAATTAGTCAAAGATGGCGAAACTGTGATGATTGAATCTGGTTCAACTTGTACGCTGTTGGCGGTAGAGTTAGCGCATCATAAGAGGGATGTCACGATCATTACGAATTCCAATTTTATTGCCTCTTATATTAGAAAAGCTGAATCCGTTAAAATTTTACTGATTGGCGGGGAATATCAAAAAGATTCGCAAGTAAACGTAGGGCCTTTAGTAAAAAAAGTAATCAGCGATTTTCATGTAGACAAGTTGTTTGTGGGAATTGATGGATTCGATGAACAAAGAGGGTTTACCGGCAGTGATATCACTCGTAGTGACACGGCCAATACCATGATGACTTCAGCTGACAATACGATTGTTTTAACTGATTCTAGTAAATTTTCCCAAGTAGGGGTGGTTTCAGAATTTGCTTTTGAAGATATTTCTAAGGTGTATACAGATAGTCGTATCGCAAAAGAAAAAGTTAAATTTTTAGAAAAACAAGGGATTAAAGTTGTGACGGTTTAA
- a CDS encoding glycyl radical protein, with amino-acid sequence MGIQLKERATNEPPHFGLLTDRMDEYREAVLEKKPYICAERALLATEAYKENQNQPNVLKRALMLQNILQKMSIYIEDETLIVGNQAGSNRDAPIFPEYTLDFVMDELDKFEKRDGDVFYITENTKEQLRSIAPFWENNNLRARAGALLPEEVQVFMETGFFGMEGKMNSGDAHLAVDYQKLLEIGLKGYKERTLNAKAGLDLTKPENIEKYHFYNAVLIVIDAVKNFAERYAKLAKEMAKTANTQRQTELLEISRICAKVPYESAETFTEAIQATWFIQLILQIESNGHSLSYGRFDQYMYPFLKADLEKDVITEDEAVELLTNLWIKTLTINKVRSQSHTYSSAGSPLYQNVTVGGQTKDKKDAVNKLSFLVLRSVAQTKLPQPNLTVRYHAGLNQEFMNEAIEVMKLGFGMPAFNSDEVIIPSFIKFGVAEEDAYDYSAIGCVETAVPGKWGYRCTGMSYMNFPKILMIAMNDGIDPVSDRRFTQSYGYFKDMETFAELEDAWDKTVRELTRMSVIVENAIDLGIEKEVPDILCSALTEDCIGRGKTIKEGGAVYDFISGLQVGIANLADSLAAIKKLVFEEGKVTQEELWEALMTEWASKRSQEIQQMIIHDVPKYGNDEDYTDQLATKAYVSYIDEIKKYPNTRYGRGPIGGIRYSGTSSISANVGQGRGTMATPDGRKAWAPLAEGCSPSHNMDQNGPTAVLKTVAKLPTEDILGGVLLNQKVNPQTLAKEEDKQKLIMLLQTFFNRLKGYHIQYNVVSRKTLIDAQKHPDKHRDLIVRVAGYSAFFNVLSKATQDDIIERTEHAV; translated from the coding sequence ATGGGGATTCAGTTAAAAGAAAGAGCAACGAATGAACCGCCACATTTTGGATTACTGACCGATCGTATGGATGAATATCGTGAAGCTGTATTAGAGAAGAAGCCTTATATTTGTGCTGAACGCGCTCTGTTAGCCACTGAGGCTTATAAGGAAAATCAAAACCAACCCAATGTCCTCAAACGTGCCTTGATGTTGCAAAATATTTTACAAAAAATGTCGATTTATATTGAAGATGAAACATTGATTGTCGGTAACCAAGCTGGTTCCAATCGAGATGCTCCGATTTTCCCAGAATACACCTTAGATTTTGTAATGGATGAATTAGATAAGTTTGAAAAACGAGACGGCGATGTGTTTTATATCACAGAAAACACTAAAGAACAGCTCCGTTCTATCGCTCCTTTCTGGGAGAATAATAATTTACGTGCTAGAGCAGGGGCTTTGCTGCCAGAAGAAGTACAAGTTTTTATGGAAACTGGCTTTTTTGGAATGGAAGGAAAGATGAATTCTGGCGATGCTCATTTAGCTGTCGACTATCAAAAGCTACTTGAAATTGGTTTAAAAGGATATAAAGAACGTACCTTAAACGCCAAAGCAGGTTTAGATTTAACCAAGCCAGAAAATATTGAAAAATACCATTTTTACAACGCCGTTTTAATTGTAATTGATGCTGTGAAAAATTTCGCAGAGCGTTATGCCAAATTAGCCAAAGAAATGGCGAAAACAGCTAATACACAACGTCAGACAGAATTACTTGAAATAAGCCGTATTTGTGCCAAAGTTCCTTACGAATCAGCAGAAACCTTTACAGAAGCGATTCAAGCGACTTGGTTTATTCAGCTAATTCTACAAATTGAATCAAACGGCCATTCATTGTCTTATGGACGATTTGACCAATATATGTATCCATTTTTAAAAGCGGATTTAGAAAAAGATGTGATTACAGAGGACGAAGCCGTGGAACTATTAACCAATCTTTGGATCAAGACATTGACGATCAACAAAGTTCGCAGTCAATCACATACTTATAGTAGTGCAGGTAGTCCTTTATATCAAAACGTTACGGTAGGTGGGCAAACAAAAGATAAAAAAGATGCAGTCAATAAACTTTCTTTTTTAGTTTTGCGCAGTGTGGCTCAAACAAAATTACCGCAACCTAACTTAACGGTGCGCTATCATGCTGGATTAAACCAAGAGTTTATGAACGAAGCGATAGAAGTAATGAAGTTAGGATTTGGTATGCCGGCTTTTAATAGTGATGAAGTGATTATTCCATCCTTTATCAAGTTTGGGGTGGCTGAAGAAGATGCCTATGATTACAGTGCCATTGGTTGTGTTGAAACAGCTGTACCTGGTAAATGGGGCTATCGTTGTACGGGCATGAGCTACATGAATTTTCCTAAAATTTTGATGATTGCGATGAATGATGGGATTGATCCAGTATCAGATCGTCGTTTTACACAAAGTTATGGCTATTTTAAAGACATGGAAACTTTTGCAGAACTAGAAGATGCTTGGGATAAGACAGTAAGAGAATTAACGCGAATGAGCGTTATTGTTGAAAACGCCATTGATTTAGGGATTGAAAAAGAAGTCCCAGACATTCTTTGCTCTGCTTTGACAGAAGATTGTATCGGTCGCGGAAAGACAATCAAAGAAGGTGGCGCCGTTTATGATTTTATTTCAGGATTGCAAGTAGGTATTGCCAATCTTGCTGATTCACTAGCTGCGATCAAAAAATTAGTCTTTGAAGAAGGCAAAGTAACTCAAGAGGAGCTTTGGGAAGCGTTGATGACAGAATGGGCAAGTAAAAGAAGCCAAGAAATTCAGCAAATGATTATCCATGATGTACCTAAATATGGCAATGATGAAGATTATACTGATCAGTTAGCGACCAAAGCCTATGTCAGTTATATTGATGAAATCAAAAAATATCCGAATACTCGTTATGGACGAGGTCCTATTGGAGGTATTCGTTATTCTGGAACTTCCTCGATTTCAGCTAATGTAGGACAAGGTCGCGGCACCATGGCGACGCCAGACGGACGTAAGGCATGGGCGCCATTAGCAGAAGGATGTTCACCATCTCATAATATGGACCAAAATGGCCCGACTGCTGTATTGAAGACTGTGGCAAAATTACCTACAGAGGATATTTTAGGTGGTGTCCTGCTTAATCAGAAAGTAAATCCACAAACACTAGCTAAAGAAGAAGACAAACAAAAATTAATTATGTTGTTGCAGACTTTCTTCAATCGACTAAAAGGTTATCACATTCAATACAATGTAGTATCGAGGAAGACTTTAATTGACGCACAAAAACATCCAGATAAACATCGTGATTTGATTGTACGCGTTGCTGGATACTCTGCTTTCTTCAATGTATTATCAAAAGCTACCCAGGATGACATCATTGAACGAACAGAGCATGCAGTTTAA
- a CDS encoding sigma-54-dependent Fis family transcriptional regulator, producing the protein MHQEIWQRFINGDEKIVNSLPEKIADSWQICYANQVDPYLHKPRKVMTAQELKSQREKHQELIQLVKKEVVKLQNHLEMKLPLFVLTDEVGNILWRDGSPRSKGYANDIFFQEGSGWSELGVGTNAIGLVLKTKSQEWITLDEHYSVASRSWSCAASPIFDEENQLVAVLDISTYQNNSSKDAQLLLGAVTQKITNTIIYRYLERKKSLLYYVVKHSEDELLCDEHFRIIYAPDKYADEFPVSDDIRRYLNNQLIYKQEEIYVDEEVVGYRFLLNDLSSVQNSFYYTGVPSQNENYQKFLKKAVVFSTSDLPVHIYGETGSGKEIIAETIHYNSSKKSGPLVALNCGTLNEDLLESQLFGYAPGAFTGADSKGHIGKIEQADGGSLFLDEVDSMSQKMQTALLRVLEDQQVTPINGLPKKVDFRLITASNHNLKQAVTEQRFRQDLFYRIYVGQLTIPPLRERLTDIRPLIRDFCARKKWIINWQEEIFQVAKNYAWYGNIREFNNFLERLYVFYSSERPSKQEICELIESGSLQTLDIKTNSEKQAIERALEKEKFHISNTAKRLGFSRATLYRKMKAYNMK; encoded by the coding sequence ATGCATCAAGAAATTTGGCAGCGGTTTATTAATGGAGATGAAAAAATTGTAAACAGTTTACCAGAAAAAATTGCTGATTCTTGGCAAATATGTTATGCGAATCAAGTGGATCCTTATCTTCATAAACCGCGCAAAGTGATGACGGCACAGGAGTTGAAAAGTCAACGAGAAAAACATCAGGAGTTAATTCAACTCGTTAAAAAAGAAGTAGTTAAATTGCAAAATCATTTAGAAATGAAGTTACCGCTGTTTGTTCTAACGGATGAAGTTGGTAACATTTTGTGGCGCGATGGTAGTCCTCGTTCAAAAGGCTATGCCAATGATATCTTTTTTCAAGAAGGCAGTGGTTGGTCGGAATTAGGTGTAGGTACAAATGCGATTGGATTAGTCCTAAAAACGAAATCACAAGAATGGATCACTCTTGATGAACATTATTCTGTTGCTTCTAGAAGTTGGAGTTGTGCTGCTTCTCCGATTTTTGATGAAGAAAATCAATTAGTTGCTGTACTTGATATTTCTACCTATCAGAATAATTCATCGAAAGACGCTCAATTATTATTAGGAGCTGTCACACAAAAAATAACAAATACAATCATTTATCGTTATTTAGAGCGCAAGAAGAGTCTACTTTATTATGTGGTTAAACATTCAGAAGATGAACTTTTATGTGATGAACATTTTCGTATTATATATGCTCCTGATAAATACGCAGATGAATTCCCAGTTAGCGATGATATTCGTAGATATTTAAACAATCAGTTGATTTACAAGCAAGAAGAAATCTATGTAGATGAAGAAGTAGTGGGTTACCGTTTCCTACTGAACGACCTTTCATCAGTTCAGAACAGTTTTTATTATACGGGCGTACCAAGTCAGAATGAAAACTATCAGAAGTTTTTGAAGAAAGCGGTGGTGTTTAGCACTAGTGATCTACCGGTTCATATTTATGGAGAAACGGGGAGTGGGAAAGAAATTATCGCCGAAACGATTCATTATAATAGTTCGAAAAAAAGCGGCCCACTTGTAGCACTGAACTGTGGAACATTGAATGAAGATCTACTAGAAAGTCAGTTATTTGGCTATGCTCCAGGTGCCTTTACTGGCGCAGATAGTAAAGGACATATAGGGAAAATTGAACAAGCTGATGGAGGTTCATTGTTTTTAGATGAAGTTGATAGTATGTCACAAAAAATGCAGACTGCTTTGTTGCGTGTGTTGGAAGACCAACAAGTAACACCAATCAATGGTTTACCTAAGAAAGTTGACTTTCGTTTAATTACTGCGAGCAATCATAATTTAAAACAAGCTGTTACTGAACAACGTTTTCGCCAAGATTTATTTTATCGTATCTACGTCGGACAATTAACGATTCCACCATTACGAGAGCGTTTGACAGATATTCGTCCGTTGATCCGAGATTTTTGTGCGCGAAAAAAATGGATAATCAACTGGCAAGAAGAGATCTTTCAGGTAGCTAAAAATTATGCTTGGTATGGAAATATACGTGAGTTCAACAACTTTTTAGAACGTCTTTATGTTTTCTATTCGTCAGAGCGACCATCTAAACAAGAAATTTGTGAACTAATTGAAAGCGGAAGCTTGCAAACATTAGACATAAAGACAAATAGCGAGAAACAGGCGATCGAAAGAGCTTTAGAAAAAGAAAAGTTTCATATATCAAATACAGCTAAGAGATTAGGTTTTTCACGTGCAACACTTTATCGAAAAATGAAAGCATATAATATGAAGTAA
- the lpdA gene encoding dihydrolipoyl dehydrogenase → MADYDLVVIGSGPGGYVSAIKAAQKRKKTAVIEAKNIGGACLNVGCIPSKSYLTHAQWLLSAEQANQYGLQVNKETLDFAKMVQRKDQVVQTLRGGIEHLFQKYKIDYIEGTASFDQKQQLFVNGEKISYTNVLLACGSHPFVPPINEVDKVDFLTTDTFFNLEELPKELTVLGGGIVAIELAFAMKPLGVKVNLIEVAPDILLTEDSTARQTMKKKLQQMKIDVTTQAKIEKVEKDAVVLSDGTKKYFEQLLIATGRQANLEVPQQLGLKLDEAGHFVKVDQHYQTSKKGIYAIGDMIGGFQLAHAASAEGLRAVEAICGGATYPVDQNTIPRCLYTDPEVASFGLSEEEAKENYDVTVKSFPFAGNGKALASVETEGFVKIISEQKYQQILGAVVVGSHATEMIHTILAVKESEGTVDELAQTIFAHPTLSEVIGEDANSIIDQAIHG, encoded by the coding sequence ATGGCAGATTACGATCTGGTTGTTATTGGTTCTGGCCCAGGTGGTTACGTAAGTGCGATCAAAGCAGCTCAAAAAAGGAAAAAGACGGCAGTGATCGAGGCAAAAAATATCGGCGGAGCGTGCTTGAATGTAGGGTGTATTCCATCAAAAAGTTACTTAACCCATGCGCAATGGCTTTTGTCTGCAGAACAAGCGAATCAATATGGTTTGCAGGTTAATAAAGAAACACTTGATTTTGCTAAAATGGTTCAGCGTAAAGACCAAGTTGTACAGACTCTACGAGGAGGGATCGAGCACTTATTTCAAAAGTATAAAATCGATTATATAGAGGGGACCGCTTCATTTGATCAAAAGCAACAACTGTTTGTAAATGGAGAAAAAATCAGCTATACAAATGTACTTTTAGCTTGTGGTAGTCACCCATTTGTCCCTCCAATTAACGAAGTTGATAAAGTGGATTTTCTAACAACTGACACGTTTTTTAACCTAGAAGAATTACCAAAAGAATTAACGGTGCTCGGTGGCGGTATAGTTGCTATTGAACTAGCATTTGCCATGAAACCTTTAGGTGTAAAAGTAAATTTAATTGAAGTTGCGCCGGATATTTTATTAACAGAAGATAGCACAGCTAGGCAAACAATGAAGAAAAAGTTGCAGCAAATGAAAATCGATGTGACCACTCAAGCAAAAATCGAGAAAGTGGAAAAAGATGCTGTTGTATTATCAGACGGAACAAAAAAATATTTTGAACAGTTATTAATCGCTACGGGTAGACAAGCAAATTTGGAAGTTCCGCAACAATTGGGTTTAAAGTTGGATGAAGCAGGACACTTTGTTAAAGTAGACCAGCACTATCAAACCAGTAAAAAAGGAATTTATGCTATTGGGGATATGATCGGTGGTTTCCAATTAGCACATGCTGCAAGTGCGGAAGGACTACGTGCAGTAGAAGCAATCTGTGGAGGAGCAACCTATCCAGTTGATCAAAATACGATTCCACGTTGTTTATATACAGATCCAGAAGTTGCAAGTTTTGGTTTAAGCGAAGAAGAGGCCAAAGAAAACTATGATGTGACCGTCAAAAGCTTTCCCTTTGCTGGCAACGGCAAAGCACTAGCTTCTGTAGAAACAGAAGGTTTTGTCAAAATTATTAGTGAACAAAAGTACCAGCAAATTTTAGGTGCAGTAGTAGTTGGCAGTCATGCAACAGAAATGATTCACACGATTTTAGCAGTGAAAGAATCTGAAGGGACCGTTGATGAATTAGCTCAGACAATTTTTGCTCACCCAACATTGTCTGAAGTTATTGGGGAAGATGCAAATAGTATCATTGATCAAGCTATCCATGGATAA
- a CDS encoding thiamine pyrophosphate-dependent dehydrogenase E1 component subunit alpha — MKKINKERAKWILQKMEDIRHFEAAAKKLFAAGDIPGFVHLYAGEEAIATGVCAHLSENDSITSTHRGHGHCIAKGCDLKGMMAEILGRKTGLCKGKGGSMHIADIDKGMLGANGIVGGGITLATGAGLRNQYLKTKDVAVCFFGDGASNEGSFHEGLNLASIWKLPVVFINENNMYGEGTPHQYASSTETISERAVAYDMPGETIDGKDVVAVYEAAGKAIDRARKGNGPTLIECLTYRDHGHFEGDEQKYKAREGKEKELADRNSVDEFKDYALKEKLLSKKDIENINKQSEEDVQEAIDFAENSSIPEPESLYEDVFAE; from the coding sequence ATGAAAAAAATAAATAAAGAACGAGCAAAATGGATATTGCAAAAAATGGAAGACATTCGGCATTTTGAAGCCGCTGCTAAAAAACTTTTCGCAGCTGGTGATATTCCGGGATTTGTTCATTTGTACGCAGGTGAAGAAGCTATTGCGACCGGCGTTTGTGCCCATCTGTCAGAAAATGACTCAATTACGAGTACACATCGGGGTCACGGTCATTGTATTGCTAAAGGCTGTGACTTAAAAGGGATGATGGCAGAGATTTTAGGCCGAAAAACGGGCCTATGTAAAGGTAAGGGAGGTTCCATGCATATCGCTGATATCGATAAGGGAATGCTTGGTGCTAACGGCATTGTTGGTGGAGGTATAACACTAGCAACTGGCGCTGGATTGCGTAACCAATATTTGAAAACAAAAGATGTTGCCGTATGTTTTTTTGGTGACGGGGCATCAAATGAAGGAAGTTTTCATGAAGGCTTGAACCTTGCTTCTATTTGGAAATTGCCAGTTGTTTTTATCAATGAAAATAATATGTATGGTGAAGGAACGCCTCATCAATATGCTTCAAGTACCGAAACGATTTCAGAACGAGCGGTTGCTTATGATATGCCTGGAGAAACTATCGACGGTAAAGACGTGGTTGCCGTATATGAAGCAGCGGGAAAAGCTATTGATCGTGCTCGTAAAGGTAATGGACCTACATTGATTGAATGTTTAACTTACCGAGATCATGGGCACTTTGAAGGGGACGAACAAAAATATAAAGCACGTGAAGGAAAAGAAAAAGAATTAGCCGACCGTAATTCTGTTGATGAGTTTAAAGACTACGCTCTTAAAGAAAAATTATTAAGCAAAAAAGATATTGAAAATATCAATAAGCAATCAGAAGAAGACGTACAAGAAGCAATTGATTTTGCTGAAAATAGTTCAATTCCCGAACCAGAATCACTATATGAAGATGTTTTTGCTGAATAA
- a CDS encoding alpha-ketoacid dehydrogenase subunit beta — protein sequence MARQITMMQAINEALEQAMDKDENVFLIGEDQSGGATVEHLEEENEDAFGGVFGVTSGLMGKFGRERVMDTPIAENGYMGTAVGAAATGLRPVVELMFNDFIGYCLDTILTQGSKMRYMFGGKAKVPLTIRTTHGAGAGAAAQHSGSYYGLFGAIPGVKVVVPSNAYDAKGLLLSAIEEDNMVVFSEDKTLLGTKEVVPEDYYKVEIGKAKVKREGTDITIVTIGKMLYVALDLAEKLEKESVSVEVIDLMTVSPWDQDTVIESIKKTGRLAIIDEANPHNNTATDIASVIGDKAFDYLDGPIKCICAPDTPVPFASNLEQLYLPNVDRVMDTASEIIEDLKQ from the coding sequence ATGGCTAGACAAATTACTATGATGCAAGCAATAAATGAAGCTTTAGAGCAAGCAATGGATAAAGATGAAAACGTATTTTTGATAGGTGAAGACCAATCCGGTGGCGCGACAGTTGAGCATTTAGAAGAAGAAAATGAGGATGCCTTTGGTGGTGTTTTTGGAGTAACTAGCGGGCTAATGGGGAAATTTGGACGTGAGCGAGTAATGGATACACCAATTGCTGAGAATGGTTATATGGGAACAGCTGTCGGCGCTGCAGCGACTGGATTACGTCCCGTAGTAGAGCTAATGTTTAATGACTTTATTGGTTACTGTCTTGATACCATCTTAACGCAAGGCTCAAAAATGCGTTATATGTTTGGCGGTAAGGCTAAAGTTCCTTTAACCATTCGTACGACTCATGGCGCCGGAGCGGGTGCCGCAGCTCAACACTCGGGTTCATACTATGGCCTATTCGGTGCTATCCCGGGCGTCAAAGTTGTTGTGCCATCGAACGCTTATGATGCCAAAGGTTTATTGCTTTCGGCGATTGAAGAAGATAATATGGTCGTTTTTTCAGAAGATAAAACGCTTTTAGGTACTAAAGAAGTTGTCCCCGAAGACTACTATAAAGTAGAAATTGGCAAAGCTAAAGTAAAACGTGAAGGCACAGATATAACCATTGTTACGATTGGGAAAATGCTTTACGTAGCCTTAGATTTAGCCGAAAAATTAGAAAAAGAAAGTGTATCTGTTGAAGTAATTGATCTTATGACAGTTTCACCTTGGGACCAAGATACAGTAATCGAATCAATTAAGAAAACAGGTCGCTTAGCTATAATTGACGAAGCAAATCCACATAATAATACAGCGACTGATATTGCTTCAGTTATCGGAGATAAAGCATTTGATTACCTTGATGGCCCTATCAAATGTATCTGTGCACCAGATACTCCCGTACCATTTGCCTCGAATTTAGAGCAGCTGTATCTTCCTAATGTAGATCGCGTAATGGATACAGCTTCTGAAATTATTGAGGATTTAAAACAATAA
- a CDS encoding dihydrolipoamide acetyltransferase family protein yields the protein MATEIIMPTLGLTMTEGTVDAWLKDEGDQVEKGEAVCTISSEKLSQDVEAPEEGTLIKILVPTGEVAPCKDAIGLIGEAGEEVSSETEKEDTTEETPKEEPSDKRTEPVKPKDEKAKGDRIFITPLARKVAKEKGIDYSQIKGTGGNGRITRRDVEMFQPQEESVTATTVTSAGAGLTGMRKTIAQRMTSSLQNTAQVTIQQKADVTQLMAFRKEIKENAGMPLTDGQMSITTLLSKATILALQVTPKMNALYHDGKLEEFAEVHLGMAVALDEGLIVPVVQNADKMTLTELGKTLNDRIEKTQQGTLESENYSGSTFTITNLGKGGAEYFTPILNPPETGILGVGSMLNELVLDEEGQVVQNQKLPLSLTFDHQVIDGAPAADFLGKIISYLENPYSLIL from the coding sequence ATGGCAACAGAAATTATCATGCCAACGTTAGGTTTAACGATGACAGAAGGTACGGTAGACGCTTGGCTGAAAGATGAAGGAGATCAAGTTGAAAAAGGGGAAGCAGTATGTACGATCAGCTCAGAAAAACTCAGCCAGGATGTTGAAGCACCAGAAGAAGGAACGCTTATAAAAATATTAGTTCCCACAGGTGAAGTAGCTCCTTGTAAAGATGCGATTGGTTTAATCGGCGAAGCTGGTGAAGAGGTTTCTTCAGAAACTGAAAAAGAAGACACGACCGAAGAAACTCCAAAAGAAGAACCATCAGACAAAAGAACTGAACCTGTAAAACCGAAAGATGAAAAAGCAAAGGGCGATCGGATTTTTATTACTCCGTTAGCTAGAAAAGTTGCTAAAGAAAAAGGCATCGATTATTCTCAAATCAAAGGTACTGGCGGCAATGGACGGATCACACGACGTGATGTCGAAATGTTCCAACCTCAAGAAGAAAGCGTCACAGCTACGACAGTAACCTCAGCGGGTGCTGGTTTAACTGGTATGAGGAAAACGATTGCACAACGTATGACATCAAGTCTACAAAATACTGCTCAAGTAACAATTCAGCAAAAAGCTGACGTGACCCAATTGATGGCTTTCAGGAAAGAAATTAAAGAAAACGCTGGAATGCCGTTAACAGATGGGCAAATGAGCATAACCACTCTACTATCTAAAGCAACGATTTTAGCGTTACAGGTCACACCTAAAATGAATGCTTTATATCATGATGGCAAATTGGAAGAATTTGCTGAAGTTCACTTAGGTATGGCGGTGGCGCTGGATGAAGGATTAATTGTTCCAGTGGTACAAAACGCCGATAAAATGACGCTAACTGAGTTAGGTAAGACTTTAAATGATCGCATCGAAAAAACACAACAAGGAACGTTAGAAAGTGAAAATTATAGCGGTTCGACATTTACCATCACTAATCTAGGAAAAGGAGGCGCAGAATACTTCACCCCTATTTTGAATCCACCAGAAACAGGAATCTTAGGTGTCGGTTCTATGCTTAACGAATTAGTACTTGATGAAGAAGGACAAGTTGTCCAAAACCAAAAATTACCTTTAAGCTTAACGTTTGATCATCAAGTAATTGACGGCGCGCCTGCAGCTGACTTCTTAGGTAAGATAATCAGCTATCTGGAAAATCCATATTCACTAATTTTGTGA